In the Pseudolabrys taiwanensis genome, one interval contains:
- a CDS encoding DnaJ C-terminal domain-containing protein: MRDPYEILGVSKSASEAEVKSAYRKLAKKLHPDANKHDPKAASRFAELNAAYEIVGDDEKRKAFDRGEIDAEGKPRFQGFNAGAGAGGPWGHQQGAGASHFESFSFGPDGFQRRAGGGGGGAGAGGFEDLLRGMFGGGGARGGRTAFETEDFGTETTGQDLHATLTISLPEAAKGSKARVSLPTGKEIEVKIPAGITDGQQIRLKGQGWPSAHGRAGDALITVNVAPHPLFKPDGSDLRLELPITLYEATLGGKVRVPTLDGAVELAIPAGTNSGRTFRLKGKGLKAKGATGDLLATVRIALPDQLDDDFKKLMETWRDKKPYDPRGGLG, translated from the coding sequence ATGCGCGACCCCTACGAGATTTTGGGGGTGTCTAAGTCTGCGAGCGAGGCGGAGGTGAAAAGCGCCTACCGTAAGCTCGCCAAGAAGCTGCACCCCGACGCCAACAAGCACGATCCGAAGGCGGCCTCGCGCTTCGCCGAGCTGAATGCCGCCTACGAGATCGTTGGCGACGACGAGAAGCGGAAGGCCTTCGACCGCGGCGAGATAGATGCCGAAGGCAAGCCGCGCTTTCAGGGCTTCAACGCGGGCGCCGGCGCGGGCGGCCCCTGGGGCCACCAGCAGGGCGCGGGCGCGAGCCATTTCGAGAGTTTCAGTTTCGGCCCCGACGGCTTCCAGCGCCGTGCGGGCGGCGGCGGTGGTGGCGCCGGTGCCGGCGGCTTCGAGGATTTGCTGCGCGGCATGTTCGGCGGTGGCGGTGCGCGCGGCGGCCGCACGGCTTTCGAGACGGAAGATTTCGGTACCGAGACGACAGGCCAGGACCTGCATGCGACGCTGACCATCTCGCTGCCCGAGGCCGCCAAGGGCTCGAAGGCGCGGGTGTCGCTGCCGACCGGCAAGGAGATCGAGGTCAAGATTCCCGCCGGCATCACCGACGGCCAGCAGATCCGTCTGAAGGGGCAGGGCTGGCCGAGCGCGCATGGCCGCGCCGGCGACGCGCTCATCACCGTCAATGTCGCGCCGCATCCGCTGTTCAAGCCGGACGGCAGCGACCTCAGGCTCGAGCTGCCGATCACGCTTTACGAAGCGACGCTCGGCGGCAAGGTGCGCGTGCCGACGCTCGACGGCGCGGTGGAGCTGGCGATCCCCGCCGGCACCAATTCGGGCCGCACCTTCCGTCTCAAGGGCAAGGGCTTGAAGGCGAAGGGCGCGACCGGCGACCTCTTGGCGACGGTGCGCATCGCACTGCCCGATCAGCTCGATGACGACTTCAAGAAGCTGATGGAAACCTGGCGCGACAAGAAGCCGTACGATCCCCGCGGCGGGTTGGGGTGA
- a CDS encoding RT0821/Lpp0805 family surface protein, translated as MRLRLWRCAPAIGALVLALGAGGCSLSGQLDSYFSSDKDVTGSITPPPGAKADAEMPPEGDLAYARAAASEVLRRGEKDSSLTWENPRSGARGTVTPIAAAYTQDGQTCRNFLASYVNGSAQSWLQGEACKQGRGGWEVRALKPWKSS; from the coding sequence ATGCGGCTGCGACTATGGCGCTGCGCGCCGGCCATCGGTGCTCTGGTGCTGGCGCTCGGCGCCGGCGGCTGCAGCTTGTCCGGGCAGCTGGACTCCTATTTCAGCAGTGACAAGGACGTCACCGGTTCGATCACGCCGCCGCCCGGCGCGAAGGCGGACGCCGAGATGCCGCCGGAGGGCGATCTGGCCTATGCGCGCGCGGCCGCGAGCGAAGTACTCCGTCGCGGCGAGAAGGACTCGAGCCTTACCTGGGAAAATCCGCGCAGCGGCGCGCGCGGCACCGTGACGCCGATCGCCGCCGCTTACACGCAGGACGGCCAGACCTGCCGCAACTTCCTCGCGAGCTATGTCAACGGCAGCGCGCAATCCTGGCTGCAGGGCGAAGCCTGCAAACAGGGCCGCGGCGGCTGGGAAGTGCGCGCGCTCAAGCCGTGGAAGAGCTCGTAA
- the pdxH gene encoding pyridoxamine 5'-phosphate oxidase: MSDSAPIQHPSWLTTGDFTAAEEPFQLFAAWLEQATATEPRDPTAMTLATVDADGMPNARMVLLKGADERGFVFFTNLGSQKGQELDGQRKAALVFHWKSLNKQVRVRGTVEPVSEEEADTYFATRPKQAQIGAWASKQSTPLESRLAFEKAIAIAAAKYALGTVPRPPFWSGFRIVPVSIEFWQDRPFRLHDRIVFKRDAAGQPWSKTRLYP; encoded by the coding sequence ATGTCCGATTCAGCCCCAATTCAACACCCAAGCTGGTTAACGACTGGTGATTTCACCGCCGCCGAGGAGCCTTTTCAGCTCTTCGCCGCTTGGCTCGAACAGGCGACCGCGACGGAACCGCGCGATCCCACCGCCATGACGCTGGCCACCGTCGATGCCGACGGCATGCCGAACGCCCGCATGGTGCTCCTGAAGGGCGCCGATGAAAGGGGCTTCGTCTTCTTCACCAACCTGGGCAGCCAAAAGGGGCAGGAGTTGGACGGGCAGCGAAAAGCCGCGCTCGTGTTCCATTGGAAGTCGCTCAACAAGCAGGTGCGCGTGCGCGGCACCGTCGAGCCGGTCAGCGAGGAGGAAGCCGACACCTATTTCGCCACGCGGCCGAAGCAGGCGCAGATCGGCGCCTGGGCGAGCAAGCAGTCCACGCCGCTCGAGAGCCGCCTCGCTTTCGAAAAAGCGATCGCGATTGCCGCCGCGAAATATGCGCTCGGCACGGTGCCGCGTCCGCCGTTCTGGTCCGGTTTCCGCATCGTGCCGGTGTCGATCGAATTCTGGCAGGACCGCCCCTTCCGTCTGCACGACCGCATCGTATTTAAGCGCGATGCCGCCGGTCAGCCGTGGAGCAAGACGCGGCTCTATCCGTGA
- a CDS encoding SDR family NAD(P)-dependent oxidoreductase, which translates to MPTSHTNQPRRTLLLTGASRGIGHATVKRFSAAGWRVITCSRHPFPENCPWDAGPEDHIQVDLTNEANTLDAIAEIKRRLDNKELHALVNNAAISPKAEGGKRLNAIETTMDTWHHVFQVNFFAPIMLARGLVDELKAAKGSVVNVTSIAGSRVHPFAGAAYATSKAALASLTREMAADFGRLGIRVNAIAPGEIDTAILSPGTEKIVEQIPLQRLGTPDEVAKIIYVLCTETSSYVNGAEIHINGGQHV; encoded by the coding sequence ATGCCGACCTCGCACACCAACCAACCGCGCCGCACGCTGCTCCTGACCGGCGCGAGCCGCGGCATCGGCCACGCCACCGTGAAACGTTTTTCCGCCGCCGGCTGGCGCGTCATCACCTGTTCGCGGCATCCGTTTCCGGAGAATTGCCCGTGGGACGCCGGACCGGAAGATCACATCCAGGTCGACCTTACCAACGAAGCCAACACGCTCGACGCCATCGCGGAGATCAAGCGCCGGCTCGACAACAAAGAACTGCATGCGCTCGTCAACAACGCCGCCATCTCGCCGAAGGCGGAAGGCGGCAAGCGTCTGAACGCCATCGAGACGACGATGGACACCTGGCATCACGTCTTCCAGGTCAACTTCTTCGCGCCGATCATGCTCGCGCGCGGCCTTGTCGACGAACTCAAGGCGGCGAAAGGTTCGGTGGTGAACGTCACCTCGATCGCCGGCTCGCGCGTGCATCCGTTCGCCGGCGCGGCCTACGCCACGTCGAAGGCGGCGCTGGCGTCGCTGACGCGCGAGATGGCGGCCGACTTCGGGCGCTTGGGTATTCGCGTCAACGCCATCGCGCCGGGCGAGATCGATACCGCGATCCTGTCGCCGGGCACCGAGAAGATCGTCGAGCAGATCCCGCTGCAGCGCCTCGGCACGCCCGACGAAGTGGCGAAGATCATCTATGTGCTGTGCACGGAGACGTCGTCTTACGTGAACGGCGCCGAGATCCACATCAACGGCGGCCAGCACGTTTAG
- a CDS encoding histone H1, producing MAKKRKKVKAKKTKAKKAAPAKKKKTLKAAGKKPAKKAASKKPAKKAAAPKKPAAAKPAAPKPMAAKPMAPKPAAPKPAVPKPAAPKPAAPAPAMPSPMPAPPPTDSQ from the coding sequence ATGGCGAAGAAGCGTAAAAAGGTAAAAGCGAAGAAGACGAAAGCGAAAAAAGCGGCGCCAGCCAAGAAGAAGAAGACGTTGAAGGCGGCCGGCAAGAAGCCGGCCAAGAAAGCCGCATCGAAGAAGCCAGCCAAGAAGGCGGCAGCGCCGAAGAAGCCCGCGGCTGCAAAGCCTGCGGCGCCCAAGCCGATGGCGGCCAAGCCGATGGCGCCTAAGCCTGCCGCACCCAAGCCTGCCGTACCCAAGCCTGCTGCACCCAAGCCTGCGGCACCCGCGCCGGCGATGCCGTCTCCGATGCCGGCGCCGCCGCCGACCGACAGCCAGTAG
- the glcF gene encoding glycolate oxidase subunit GlcF yields MQTNFTLAQLADPQVAVSEKILRACVHCGFCTATCPTYVLLGDELDSPRGRIYLIKEMLEQDRPATREVAKHIDRCLSCLSCMTTCPSGVHYMHLVDHARDHIEKTYKRPLADRFMRGLLAKVLPNPSLFRLAVVAGWLGKPFAPVLRAVGLTRLAAMLKLSPAKLPAPPAETGKVFPAQGPRRGRVALLAGCINPVLSPSINDAAIRVLNRNGIEVVVAAGEACCGSLSHHMGREDEALAFARNDVDAWTREIDGEGLDAILITVSGCGTTVKDYGFMLRTDSAYAEKAKRVSALTKDVSEYLSTLNLPAAEAPAPLTIAYHSACSLQHGQKVVREPKDLLCKFGFIVKDVPEGHLCCGSAGTYNLLQPTLADQLRDRKVANIERLQPDVIAAGNIGCITQIATGTAIPVVHTVELIDWATGGPMPEPLRKLEALTSA; encoded by the coding sequence ATGCAAACCAACTTCACCCTCGCGCAACTCGCCGATCCGCAGGTCGCCGTCTCGGAAAAGATCCTGCGCGCCTGCGTGCACTGCGGCTTCTGCACCGCCACTTGTCCGACCTATGTGCTGCTCGGCGACGAGCTCGATTCCCCGCGCGGCCGCATCTACCTGATCAAGGAGATGCTGGAGCAGGACCGTCCGGCCACCCGCGAGGTCGCCAAGCACATCGATCGTTGTCTTTCGTGCCTCTCCTGCATGACGACCTGTCCGTCCGGCGTGCACTACATGCACCTCGTCGACCACGCCCGCGATCACATCGAGAAGACCTACAAGCGCCCGTTGGCCGACCGTTTCATGCGCGGCCTGCTGGCCAAGGTGCTGCCGAACCCGTCGCTGTTCCGCTTGGCCGTGGTGGCGGGCTGGCTCGGCAAGCCCTTCGCGCCGGTGCTGCGTGCGGTCGGCCTCACGCGGCTGGCCGCCATGCTCAAGCTCTCGCCGGCGAAGCTCCCGGCGCCGCCGGCGGAAACCGGTAAGGTGTTCCCGGCGCAAGGCCCGCGCCGCGGCCGGGTGGCGCTACTGGCGGGCTGTATCAATCCTGTGCTGTCGCCGTCGATCAACGACGCCGCGATCCGTGTATTGAACCGCAACGGCATCGAGGTGGTCGTGGCGGCAGGCGAAGCCTGCTGTGGCTCGCTGTCGCATCACATGGGACGCGAGGACGAGGCGCTGGCCTTCGCCCGCAACGACGTCGACGCCTGGACGCGCGAGATCGACGGCGAGGGGCTGGATGCCATCCTGATCACCGTGTCCGGCTGCGGCACCACGGTGAAGGACTACGGCTTCATGCTGCGCACCGATTCGGCCTATGCCGAGAAGGCCAAGCGGGTGTCGGCGCTCACCAAGGATGTCAGCGAGTATCTATCCACCCTTAATTTGCCGGCCGCCGAAGCGCCCGCGCCCCTCACTATTGCTTATCATTCTGCATGTTCGTTGCAGCACGGACAGAAGGTCGTGCGCGAACCGAAAGATTTGCTTTGCAAGTTTGGTTTCATCGTCAAAGATGTACCCGAAGGCCATTTGTGTTGCGGCTCGGCGGGCACTTACAACCTTCTCCAGCCAACGCTGGCGGACCAATTGCGTGACCGCAAAGTCGCCAACATCGAACGGCTCCAGCCGGATGTGATCGCAGCCGGCAATATCGGCTGCATCACACAGATCGCCACCGGCACCGCTATCCCCGTCGTGCACACCGTCGAGTTGATCGACTGGGCGACCGGCGGGCCGATGCCGGAGCCGCTGCGGAAGCTTGAGGCACTCACCAGCGCCTGA
- the thiM gene encoding hydroxyethylthiazole kinase — protein MTVSVSLPEVWSALEDVRARRPLVHNITSYVAMTVSANALLALGALPAMAHATEEVEDFVATADALVINIGTLSSDLSAAMRKAAKHAGEVGKPWVLDPVGCGASAYRTHAAVALAALAPDVIRGNASEILSLAGEASAGKGVESISRAEEATGAAMALAKRTGAVVAVTGAVDYVTGGGAPIPVRTGHALMPLSTAIGCALSAVIAAFTAVRPPREAALAALAVFGAAGSAAAGRCRGPGHLPAEICDALYLMSPDTLGQHARIGAPVAG, from the coding sequence ATGACCGTTTCTGTGTCGCTGCCCGAGGTGTGGTCGGCTCTTGAAGACGTGCGCGCCCGCCGGCCTCTCGTGCACAACATCACCAGCTACGTTGCGATGACCGTCTCGGCCAACGCGTTGCTTGCGCTCGGCGCTTTGCCGGCCATGGCGCACGCCACCGAGGAGGTAGAGGATTTCGTCGCCACCGCCGACGCCCTGGTTATCAATATCGGCACATTGTCATCGGATTTGAGCGCGGCCATGCGCAAGGCGGCCAAGCATGCCGGCGAGGTTGGCAAGCCGTGGGTGCTCGATCCCGTCGGCTGCGGCGCCAGCGCCTATCGCACCCATGCCGCGGTGGCGCTGGCGGCGCTCGCGCCCGATGTCATCCGTGGCAATGCATCGGAAATCCTCAGCCTGGCGGGCGAAGCCTCGGCCGGGAAGGGCGTCGAGTCGATCAGCCGGGCTGAGGAGGCAACCGGCGCGGCGATGGCCCTCGCCAAGCGAACCGGCGCTGTGGTTGCCGTCACCGGCGCCGTGGACTACGTCACCGGCGGCGGCGCGCCGATCCCGGTGCGGACAGGCCATGCGCTCATGCCGCTGTCCACCGCCATCGGCTGCGCCCTGAGCGCGGTGATTGCGGCCTTCACGGCGGTGCGGCCGCCGCGCGAAGCGGCGCTTGCGGCGCTCGCGGTGTTTGGCGCGGCCGGCTCCGCCGCCGCGGGGCGCTGCCGCGGCCCGGGTCACCTGCCGGCCGAGATCTGCGATGCCCTATATCTGATGTCGCCCGACACCCTCGGTCAGCACGCGCGCATCGGCGCGCCCGTCGCGGGTTGA
- the glcE gene encoding glycolate oxidase subunit GlcE has product MTNTLKPRDGKEVEDAIRWAVSNDKALEVAGAGSKRALGRPSQTDITLDLSGLTGVTLYEPAELVLSARAGTKLADIEALLAENNQELAFEPADYGPLFGGEAGQSTLGGVIATNLSGPRRLKAGAARDHFLGVTAVTGRAETVKSGGRVVKNVTGYDLCKLFAGSFGTLAAMTDVTLKVLPKAETEVTVLVEDLDDAEACLAMGAALGSPADVSGAAHLPDHIASFFDGLPQAGAATVLRLEGFGPSVTARKEALAALMAPFGAVSLLEDGESRRLWKSIRDLKPFVSDAARRRPLWRISTAPSEAHRLVDLITPAAQMFYDWGGGLVWVAMPFEDEPDAASIRGAVAELGGHATLIRAPAAVRAAVDVFQPEGAAVAALSKRVKESFDPAAVLNPRRVWAAV; this is encoded by the coding sequence GTGACCAACACCCTCAAACCCCGCGACGGCAAAGAGGTCGAGGACGCGATCCGCTGGGCCGTGTCCAATGACAAAGCGCTCGAAGTGGCCGGCGCCGGCTCGAAGCGCGCGCTCGGCCGGCCGAGCCAGACCGACATCACGCTCGATCTGTCGGGCCTTACGGGCGTCACGCTTTACGAGCCGGCCGAACTGGTGCTGTCGGCGCGCGCTGGCACCAAGCTCGCCGACATCGAAGCGCTGCTGGCCGAGAACAACCAGGAGCTCGCTTTCGAGCCGGCCGATTACGGTCCGCTGTTCGGCGGCGAGGCGGGGCAGAGCACGCTCGGCGGCGTCATCGCCACCAACCTCTCGGGCCCGCGGCGGCTCAAGGCCGGCGCGGCGCGCGACCATTTCCTCGGCGTCACCGCAGTCACCGGCCGCGCCGAGACCGTCAAGTCGGGCGGCCGCGTGGTGAAGAACGTTACCGGCTACGATCTGTGCAAGCTGTTCGCCGGCTCCTTCGGCACGCTTGCGGCGATGACCGACGTGACGCTCAAGGTGCTGCCCAAGGCCGAGACCGAAGTGACCGTGCTGGTCGAGGACCTCGACGACGCCGAGGCCTGCCTTGCCATGGGCGCGGCGCTCGGTTCGCCGGCAGACGTATCCGGCGCTGCGCATCTGCCCGATCACATCGCCTCGTTCTTCGACGGCCTGCCCCAGGCGGGGGCCGCCACCGTGCTTCGGCTTGAGGGCTTCGGCCCGTCGGTGACCGCACGCAAGGAGGCGCTGGCCGCGCTGATGGCACCGTTCGGTGCTGTTTCCCTGCTCGAGGATGGCGAGTCGCGCCGGCTCTGGAAAAGCATCCGCGACCTCAAGCCATTCGTGTCCGATGCCGCGCGCCGGCGTCCTTTGTGGCGGATCTCGACCGCGCCGTCCGAGGCGCATCGCCTGGTCGATCTCATCACGCCGGCCGCGCAGATGTTCTACGACTGGGGCGGCGGTTTGGTTTGGGTGGCGATGCCGTTCGAAGACGAGCCGGACGCCGCATCGATCCGCGGTGCGGTCGCCGAGTTGGGCGGCCACGCCACGCTCATTCGTGCGCCGGCGGCGGTGCGCGCCGCGGTCGACGTTTTCCAACCGGAAGGCGCGGCGGTGGCGGCGTTGAGCAAGCGGGTCAAGGAGAGCTTCGACCCCGCCGCCGTCCTCAACCCCCGGCGCGTATGGGCAGCTGTATAA
- a CDS encoding type II toxin-antitoxin system RelE/ParE family toxin has product MRLRYSRRAINELNAILFELAAKNPVAAQRFAERVDQIGRRIVQFPLGFQEVVQRPGVRRVPMVRYPYLIFYKVIGDEAVVLSVTHGARREPWETL; this is encoded by the coding sequence ATGAGGCTTCGGTATTCTCGGCGAGCGATCAACGAGTTGAATGCTATCTTATTTGAGCTAGCCGCGAAAAATCCGGTTGCCGCGCAACGTTTCGCCGAAAGAGTTGATCAAATCGGCCGGCGAATAGTTCAATTCCCTCTCGGTTTTCAGGAAGTTGTCCAGCGACCCGGCGTTCGACGCGTCCCGATGGTGCGCTATCCCTATCTTATCTTCTATAAGGTCATCGGTGATGAAGCCGTAGTGCTAAGCGTCACGCACGGCGCACGCAGAGAGCCCTGGGAGACCTTGTGA
- a CDS encoding FAD-linked oxidase C-terminal domain-containing protein has protein sequence MSVKMPEPDQAVLSRRAAIVKALRTIVPGEGVIAIEREMKPFESDGLTAYRQLPMVVVLPETTSQVAAVLRYCYEEGIKVVPRGAGTSLSGGALPLADGVLLGMGKFNKIREIDLDNRVAVVEPGVTNLAVSNAVAHAGFYYAPDPSSQIACTIGGNIAENSGGVHCLKYGMTTNNVLGCEMVLITGEVIRVGGKHLDSAGYDLLGLITGSEGLLGVVTEVTVRLLKKPETARALLVGFPSSEAAGDCVSKVIAAGIIPGGMEMMDRPAIQAAEEFVHAGYPLDVEALLIVELDGPAQEVDHLIERVDKIARDCGAVSCKGSVSEEERLLFWAGRKAAFPAVGRISPDYYCMDGTIPRAKLPQVLAAMKDMSTKYGLRVANVFHAGDGNLHPLILYDANVPGELEKAEHFGSDILKLCVEVGGVLTGEHGVGVEKRDLMPAMFNDTDLDQQLRVKCAFDAKGLLNPGKVFPQLHRCAELGRMHISGGQLPFPDIPRF, from the coding sequence ATGTCGGTGAAGATGCCGGAGCCGGACCAGGCGGTGCTTTCCCGCCGCGCGGCGATCGTGAAGGCGCTGCGGACCATCGTGCCGGGCGAGGGCGTGATCGCGATCGAGCGGGAAATGAAGCCGTTCGAGAGCGACGGCCTGACCGCCTACCGCCAATTGCCGATGGTCGTCGTGCTGCCGGAGACCACGAGCCAAGTCGCCGCCGTGCTGCGCTATTGCTACGAGGAAGGCATCAAGGTCGTGCCGCGGGGGGCGGGGACGTCGCTGTCCGGCGGCGCGCTGCCGCTCGCGGATGGCGTGCTGCTCGGCATGGGCAAGTTTAATAAGATCCGCGAGATCGATCTCGACAACCGGGTCGCCGTGGTCGAGCCGGGCGTCACCAATCTCGCCGTGTCCAACGCCGTGGCGCATGCTGGCTTCTACTACGCGCCGGATCCGTCGTCGCAGATCGCCTGCACCATCGGCGGCAACATCGCCGAGAATTCCGGCGGCGTGCATTGCCTCAAATACGGCATGACGACCAACAACGTGCTCGGCTGCGAAATGGTGCTGATCACCGGCGAGGTGATCCGCGTCGGCGGCAAACACCTCGACAGCGCCGGTTACGATCTCTTGGGCCTCATCACCGGCTCGGAAGGCTTGCTCGGCGTCGTCACCGAGGTGACCGTGCGCCTGTTGAAGAAACCGGAGACCGCGCGCGCTTTGCTGGTCGGGTTCCCGTCGTCGGAAGCCGCGGGCGATTGCGTCTCGAAGGTCATCGCCGCCGGCATCATTCCCGGCGGCATGGAGATGATGGATAGACCGGCGATCCAGGCGGCGGAAGAATTCGTGCACGCCGGCTATCCGCTCGACGTCGAAGCGTTGTTGATCGTCGAGCTGGATGGGCCCGCGCAGGAGGTCGATCACCTTATCGAGCGCGTCGACAAGATCGCGCGCGACTGCGGCGCGGTGTCTTGCAAAGGCTCCGTCTCCGAAGAGGAACGCCTGTTGTTCTGGGCCGGCCGCAAGGCGGCGTTCCCGGCGGTCGGCCGGATCTCGCCGGACTATTACTGCATGGACGGCACCATCCCGCGCGCCAAGCTGCCGCAGGTGCTCGCCGCCATGAAGGACATGTCGACGAAATACGGCCTGCGCGTCGCCAACGTGTTTCATGCCGGCGACGGCAATCTGCATCCGCTCATCCTCTACGATGCGAATGTGCCGGGCGAGTTGGAGAAGGCCGAGCACTTCGGCTCCGACATCCTCAAGCTTTGTGTCGAGGTTGGCGGCGTGCTCACCGGCGAGCACGGCGTCGGCGTCGAGAAGCGCGATTTGATGCCGGCGATGTTCAACGACACCGATCTCGATCAGCAGCTGCGCGTCAAATGCGCCTTCGATGCGAAAGGGCTGCTCAACCCGGGCAAGGTGTTCCCGCAACTGCACCGCTGCGCCGAGCTCGGCCGCATGCACATCTCCGGCGGCCAGTTGCCGTTCCCCGACATTCCGCGGTTTTGA
- a CDS encoding c-type cytochrome gives MKVRVAIAAAAVTMMTQAAQAQDVAAGENSFKKCLPCHAIGEGAKNKVGPELNGLDGRHSGTAPGYSYSDANKNSGITWNKEQFLEYIKDPRAKIPGTKMIFPGIKNEKEAGDLWAYLASFGPDGKKK, from the coding sequence ATGAAGGTGCGTGTGGCGATCGCGGCAGCGGCCGTGACCATGATGACACAGGCCGCGCAGGCGCAGGACGTGGCCGCCGGCGAGAACTCGTTCAAGAAGTGCCTGCCCTGCCACGCGATCGGCGAAGGCGCGAAGAACAAGGTCGGCCCCGAACTCAACGGCCTCGACGGCCGCCACTCTGGCACGGCGCCCGGCTACAGCTACTCCGACGCCAACAAGAACTCGGGCATCACCTGGAACAAGGAGCAGTTCCTGGAATACATCAAGGACCCGCGCGCCAAGATCCCGGGCACCAAGATGATCTTTCCCGGCATCAAAAACGAGAAAGAGGCGGGCGACCTCTGGGCCTATCTCGCCTCGTTCGGCCCGGACGGCAAGAAGAAGTAA
- a CDS encoding universal stress protein, which produces MIKDIVVNLGLGDRDPASEFAISLAETVDAHVLGVAFAYEPVIPGSVMGGIPPEFIEAQRTESDNKARAAIERFEAAAKRSSLSFETRVVTASISSAAEQLGRIARRFDLAVVGQPERETGMPEEVVDEGVLFESGRPVVFVPYIFKGPAKLDRVMVCWDGGRAATRAIADALPLMQKAKQVEVVIVATGRPKSDEVPGADLGQHLARHGLKVEVKRITSPDIDVPSTILSYAADSSADLIVMGGYGHSRLREFVLGGVTRGLLESMTVPVLMSH; this is translated from the coding sequence ATGATTAAAGATATTGTCGTCAATCTTGGTCTGGGCGACCGCGATCCGGCCAGCGAATTCGCGATCTCGTTGGCCGAGACGGTCGACGCCCATGTGCTCGGCGTCGCCTTTGCTTACGAACCTGTCATTCCCGGCTCGGTGATGGGCGGCATTCCGCCGGAGTTCATCGAAGCGCAACGCACCGAATCCGACAACAAGGCGCGCGCCGCCATCGAACGTTTCGAGGCCGCCGCCAAGCGCTCGAGCCTGTCGTTCGAAACGCGGGTCGTCACGGCGTCCATTTCCAGCGCGGCCGAACAACTCGGCCGCATCGCTCGCCGCTTCGATCTGGCCGTGGTCGGCCAGCCGGAGCGCGAGACCGGCATGCCGGAGGAAGTGGTCGACGAGGGCGTGCTGTTCGAAAGCGGCCGCCCGGTGGTCTTCGTGCCGTATATCTTCAAGGGCCCTGCCAAGCTCGACCGCGTCATGGTGTGCTGGGACGGCGGCCGCGCCGCCACGCGCGCCATCGCCGACGCGCTGCCGCTGATGCAGAAGGCCAAGCAGGTGGAAGTGGTGATCGTCGCCACCGGCCGCCCGAAGAGCGACGAAGTTCCGGGCGCCGATCTCGGTCAGCATCTCGCCCGCCACGGCCTCAAGGTCGAGGTCAAACGCATCACCTCGCCGGACATCGACGTGCCCTCCACGATCTTGTCTTACGCCGCCGACTCCTCCGCCGACCTGATCGTGATGGGCGGCTACGGTCATTCGCGCCTGCGCGAATTCGTGCTCGGCGGCGTCACGCGCGGCCTGCTCGAGTCGATGACCGTGCCGGTGCTGATGTCGCATTAA
- a CDS encoding GNAT family N-acetyltransferase: MLSRHVTTIAGDKVFLRPLTVEDATLYPDFLADVTAEDLRLRFFAPMRQVNPDLIDKLIHYDPKRAMAFVAIDDATGKLLGVVRLHDDADGTSGEFAILLRSNLKGHGIGWLLMKHMIVNAKAKGLRAVRGQVMTENSTMLQMCGELGFHAIDDPLERGVKDVTLPLDELPAEAVYFP; the protein is encoded by the coding sequence ATGCTCTCACGCCACGTCACGACCATCGCCGGCGACAAGGTGTTCCTGCGGCCGCTGACGGTCGAGGATGCGACGCTTTATCCCGACTTCCTCGCCGACGTGACCGCCGAAGACCTGCGGCTGCGCTTCTTCGCGCCAATGCGGCAGGTCAATCCCGATCTCATCGACAAATTGATTCACTACGATCCCAAGCGCGCGATGGCCTTTGTCGCCATCGACGACGCCACCGGAAAACTGCTCGGCGTGGTGCGGCTGCATGACGACGCCGACGGCACGAGCGGCGAATTCGCCATCCTGCTGCGCTCGAACCTCAAGGGACACGGCATCGGCTGGCTGCTGATGAAACACATGATCGTCAACGCCAAGGCCAAAGGCCTGCGGGCGGTGCGCGGTCAGGTGATGACCGAGAACAGCACCATGCTGCAGATGTGCGGCGAACTGGGCTTTCACGCCATCGACGATCCACTCGAACGCGGGGTCAAGGATGTGACGCTGCCGCTCGACGAGTTGCCGGCGGAAGCCGTCTACTTCCCCTGA